A window of the Oceanithermus desulfurans genome harbors these coding sequences:
- a CDS encoding SDR family NAD(P)-dependent oxidoreductase — translation MNEPRLAELVSLDGRRALVTGAAGGIGRAVALRFAEAGAELVLVDRDREGLERLRRELGGKNEAYALDLAQKPAIDALWRDLAGRAPDLLVNNAGVYAFRDLLEVDEAFYRRQMAVNLDAVYWMTQGFLAALRGRPGALVNVGSIEAFLPFAPGLAHYDAAKLGVVALTRAVAREYGPRVRANVVVPGGIATEGVRRLRKQAILGAEFGKVGVAYNFNQRLPLRRFGRPDEVARAVLFLASDLASYVTGAVLAVDGGFLST, via the coding sequence GTGAACGAGCCCCGGCTGGCCGAGTTGGTCTCGCTGGACGGCAGGCGCGCGCTGGTGACGGGCGCTGCGGGCGGTATCGGCCGCGCGGTCGCCCTGCGCTTCGCCGAAGCGGGGGCGGAGCTCGTCCTCGTCGACCGCGACCGCGAGGGACTGGAACGCCTGCGCCGCGAGCTGGGCGGGAAGAACGAGGCCTATGCCCTCGACCTGGCCCAGAAGCCGGCGATCGACGCGCTGTGGCGCGACCTCGCAGGGCGGGCGCCCGACCTGCTCGTCAACAACGCCGGCGTCTACGCCTTCCGTGACCTGCTCGAGGTGGACGAGGCCTTCTACCGCCGGCAGATGGCCGTCAACCTCGACGCCGTCTACTGGATGACCCAGGGCTTCCTGGCCGCCCTGCGCGGGCGGCCGGGCGCGCTCGTCAACGTCGGCTCGATCGAGGCCTTCCTGCCCTTCGCCCCGGGGCTGGCCCACTACGACGCCGCCAAGCTGGGGGTCGTCGCCCTCACCCGCGCGGTGGCCCGCGAGTACGGCCCGCGCGTCCGCGCCAACGTGGTGGTCCCCGGCGGCATCGCCACCGAAGGGGTGCGCCGCCTGCGCAAGCAGGCCATCCTGGGCGCCGAGTTCGGGAAGGTCGGCGTGGCCTACAACTTCAACCAGCGGCTGCCCCTGCGCCGTTTCGGCCGGCCCGACGAGGTGGCCCGCGCCGTCCTCTTTCTCGCCTCCGATCTGGCGAGCTACGTGACCGGCGCGGTGCTGGCCGTGGACGGCGGCTTCCTCTCGACCTGA
- a CDS encoding ABC transporter substrate-binding protein has translation MKKHLLKILALGLVGSMAFAATGPDTYVQMTFGEVDSLDPAQAYDTASGAILENIYETLYTYKGESITEYEPVLATDYSISDDGKTYTFKLRRDVLFHSGNRMTCRDVEYSIERLLVTNPGDSAGWFYAESLIGYDGVNAKDYFGDNPSQADLDKYWEAIDNSVQCVDDYTVQFHLIKKDPSFFVKLMYTASSILDSKYAIENGEWSGTKKDWYDWAGKDLRDGFLHTHDAGTGAYKLVKWDGKDVIAERFIGYWDYANKPQMKTVIIKVVDEEATRIQALKAGDADRITVNNRATLDTQIRGMANAKVIESDKWLGAAASAVFFNQKIAAQDNPMIGSGQLDGNGIPADFFKDVNVRKAFAYSFDQDAIINDLYLGKAVPLTMALPPSFLGYDPNIPIYNLDMDKAEEHFKKAYGGKLWETGFTMTIAYNSGNTTRQTVAEILKANIEALNPKFKINVKAMPWPQFLAAYKNGQLPALVLGWGADYADPDNFIYVFYHSNGYFAKKVGYANPEMDKLIEEARSITDPAKRAELYSKVGYLAYEDVPVLPLPRPTGWMVLAKNVYTKGAPAGMDVYNNPMRSGSFLWKDIIKK, from the coding sequence ATGAAAAAACACTTGCTGAAGATTCTGGCTCTAGGTCTGGTCGGTTCCATGGCCTTCGCCGCCACCGGCCCCGACACGTACGTCCAGATGACGTTCGGTGAGGTCGACTCCCTCGACCCTGCTCAGGCGTACGACACCGCCTCGGGCGCGATCCTGGAGAACATTTACGAGACGCTCTACACCTACAAAGGCGAGAGCATCACCGAGTACGAGCCGGTGCTGGCCACCGATTACTCGATCAGCGACGACGGCAAGACCTACACCTTCAAGCTGCGCCGCGACGTGCTCTTCCACAGCGGCAACCGCATGACCTGCCGCGACGTGGAGTACTCGATCGAACGTCTCCTGGTCACCAACCCGGGCGACTCGGCGGGCTGGTTCTACGCCGAGAGCCTGATCGGCTACGACGGCGTCAACGCCAAGGACTACTTCGGCGACAACCCCTCCCAGGCCGACCTCGACAAGTACTGGGAAGCCATCGACAACTCGGTCCAGTGCGTGGACGACTACACCGTCCAGTTCCACCTGATCAAGAAGGACCCCTCCTTCTTCGTCAAGCTGATGTACACCGCCTCCTCGATCCTCGACAGCAAGTACGCGATCGAGAACGGCGAGTGGAGCGGCACCAAGAAGGACTGGTACGACTGGGCCGGCAAGGACCTGCGTGACGGCTTCCTGCACACCCACGACGCCGGGACCGGGGCCTACAAGCTGGTCAAGTGGGACGGCAAAGACGTCATCGCCGAGCGCTTCATCGGCTACTGGGACTACGCCAACAAGCCCCAGATGAAGACGGTCATCATCAAGGTCGTCGACGAAGAAGCCACCCGCATCCAGGCGCTCAAGGCCGGCGACGCCGACCGCATCACCGTCAACAACCGCGCCACCCTGGATACCCAGATCCGCGGCATGGCCAACGCCAAGGTGATCGAGTCCGACAAGTGGCTGGGCGCCGCCGCTTCGGCCGTCTTCTTCAACCAGAAGATCGCCGCGCAGGACAACCCGATGATCGGCTCCGGCCAGCTCGACGGCAACGGCATCCCCGCCGACTTCTTCAAGGACGTCAACGTCCGCAAGGCCTTCGCCTACAGCTTCGACCAGGACGCCATCATCAACGACCTCTACCTGGGTAAGGCCGTGCCCCTCACCATGGCGCTGCCGCCCTCCTTCCTCGGCTACGACCCCAACATCCCCATCTACAACCTGGACATGGACAAGGCCGAGGAGCACTTCAAGAAGGCCTACGGCGGCAAGCTCTGGGAGACCGGCTTCACGATGACCATCGCCTACAACTCGGGCAACACCACCCGCCAGACGGTGGCCGAGATCCTCAAGGCGAACATCGAAGCCCTGAACCCGAAGTTCAAGATCAACGTCAAGGCCATGCCCTGGCCGCAGTTCCTGGCCGCCTACAAGAACGGCCAGCTGCCGGCGCTGGTGCTGGGTTGGGGCGCCGACTACGCCGACCCCGACAACTTCATCTACGTCTTCTACCACTCGAACGGCTACTTCGCGAAGAAGGTCGGCTACGCCAACCCCGAGATGGATAAGCTGATCGAGGAAGCCCGCTCCATCACCGATCCTGCCAAGCGCGCCGAGCTCTACAGCAAGGTCGGCTACCTGGCTTACGAGGACGTCCCCGTGTTGCCGCTGCCGCGGCCGACCGGATGGATGGTGCTGGCCAAGAACGTCTACACCAAGGGCGCGCCCGCGGGCATGGACGTCTACAACAACCCCATGCGCTCGGGCTCCTTCCTCTGGAAGGACATCATCAAGAAGTAG
- a CDS encoding ABC transporter permease — translation MTTFIVRRLLQLPIVLLAISLLIFGMMQFLTPEQRAATYAKSEQQAKNLDLIIRQYNLDQGFLVQYSTWLKQVLRGNLGYSKQSHEPVVTTIRKRLPVSAELALYMFFPTLLFGVWMGTMAAIHRDRFVDQAVRVFAIIGWSLPTFVLAIWMLAVFYGYFKLFGIGRADDRIMVEFAKGTLKAYTGMITIDGILNGRWDVTLSALKRLVMPVATYTIVASAQIMRVLRSSMLDVLNSDYVRTARAKGLPERVVNLKHARRNAIIPVVTIAGLMFAFMLEGVFFIEIIFNIPGLGQWAVPAAIQLDFPAVIGIALLTGLVVSIANLAVDILYGIIDPRISFQ, via the coding sequence TTGACCACCTTCATCGTTCGCAGGTTGCTGCAGCTTCCGATCGTGCTGCTCGCGATCTCGCTGCTCATCTTTGGGATGATGCAGTTTTTGACCCCGGAACAGCGGGCGGCGACCTACGCTAAGTCGGAGCAGCAGGCCAAGAACCTCGACCTCATCATCCGCCAGTACAACCTCGATCAGGGTTTCCTGGTGCAGTACTCGACCTGGCTCAAGCAGGTTCTGCGGGGGAACCTGGGGTACTCCAAGCAGTCGCACGAGCCGGTCGTGACCACCATCCGCAAGCGGCTGCCGGTCTCGGCCGAGCTGGCGCTGTACATGTTCTTCCCCACGCTGCTCTTCGGCGTCTGGATGGGCACGATGGCGGCGATCCACCGGGACCGGTTCGTCGATCAGGCGGTACGCGTCTTCGCCATCATCGGCTGGTCGCTGCCCACCTTCGTGCTGGCGATCTGGATGCTGGCCGTCTTCTACGGCTACTTCAAGCTGTTCGGCATCGGGCGCGCCGACGACCGCATCATGGTGGAATTCGCCAAGGGCACCCTCAAGGCCTACACCGGGATGATCACCATTGATGGGATTCTCAACGGCCGCTGGGACGTCACCTTATCGGCGCTGAAGCGTCTGGTGATGCCGGTGGCGACCTACACCATCGTCGCCAGCGCCCAGATCATGCGCGTGCTGCGCTCGAGCATGCTCGACGTGCTCAACTCCGACTACGTGCGCACCGCGCGCGCCAAGGGGCTGCCCGAGCGCGTCGTCAACCTCAAGCACGCGCGCCGCAACGCGATCATCCCGGTGGTCACCATCGCCGGGCTGATGTTCGCCTTCATGCTCGAGGGCGTCTTCTTCATCGAGATCATCTTCAACATCCCCGGCCTGGGGCAGTGGGCCGTTCCCGCGGCGATCCAGCTTGACTTTCCCGCAGTGATCGGCATCGCCCTCCTCACCGGCCTCGTGGTCTCGATCGCCAACCTGGCCGTCGACATCCTCTACGGCATCATCGACCCCCGGATCAGCTTCCAATGA
- a CDS encoding ABC transporter permease, whose amino-acid sequence MNPQEMKPQREAWYRSKTFKRFRRNPLAIVGSVLLLGFVMIAFFAPAITAPQLAELRTARPCLRDLGIKKEEALTVLRNPLNPVFWKATLAPPPSCYEIPRAGYSPLPKPPSEKHPLGVSGGSYDILYGLAWGTRTAFYVGFLVVGISLAIGIVVGGLSGFIGGTVDNLIMRITDVMLSFPGLVFVMIVSVIFGSGLTTVMLALALIRWAGYARFFRGDILRTKAQEFVDAARAIGASPLRVFLKHVFPNAIGTLLILASMDVGSIVLTAAGFSFLGLGAPVGYADWGQMISFARGYILGTAQGTPFDFWYVWIYPSVMLVLFGLAWNLLGDAVRDALDPKS is encoded by the coding sequence GTGAACCCCCAAGAGATGAAACCTCAGCGCGAAGCCTGGTACCGCTCGAAGACCTTCAAGCGTTTCCGCCGCAACCCGCTGGCGATCGTGGGTTCGGTGCTCCTCCTCGGCTTCGTGATGATCGCCTTCTTCGCGCCCGCCATCACCGCGCCGCAGCTGGCCGAGCTCCGCACCGCCCGCCCCTGCCTGCGCGACCTGGGCATCAAGAAGGAAGAGGCCCTGACCGTGCTGCGCAATCCGCTGAACCCCGTCTTCTGGAAGGCTACGCTGGCCCCGCCCCCCAGCTGCTACGAGATCCCGCGCGCCGGCTACTCGCCCCTGCCCAAGCCGCCCTCGGAGAAGCACCCGCTGGGGGTCTCCGGCGGCAGCTACGACATCCTCTACGGCCTTGCCTGGGGAACGCGGACGGCCTTCTACGTGGGTTTCCTGGTCGTCGGCATCAGCCTGGCCATCGGCATCGTCGTCGGGGGGCTCTCCGGGTTCATCGGCGGGACGGTGGACAACCTGATCATGCGCATCACCGACGTGATGCTTTCCTTTCCCGGCCTGGTCTTCGTGATGATCGTTTCGGTTATCTTCGGCAGCGGCCTTACCACGGTGATGCTGGCGCTGGCGCTGATCCGCTGGGCCGGGTACGCCCGCTTCTTCCGCGGCGACATCCTGCGCACCAAGGCGCAGGAGTTCGTGGACGCCGCCCGCGCCATCGGGGCGAGTCCGCTGCGGGTCTTTCTCAAGCACGTCTTCCCCAACGCCATCGGCACGCTGCTGATCCTGGCCAGCATGGACGTGGGCTCGATCGTGCTCACCGCCGCAGGCTTCTCGTTCCTGGGCCTGGGCGCGCCCGTGGGCTACGCCGACTGGGGTCAGATGATCAGCTTCGCCCGCGGCTACATCCTCGGCACCGCCCAGGGCACCCCCTTCGACTTCTGGTACGTCTGGATCTACCCAAGCGTCATGCTGGTACTCTTCGGGCTCGCCTGGAACCTCCTCGGCGACGCGGTGCGCGACGCCCTGGACCCCAAGAGCTGA
- a CDS encoding ABC transporter substrate-binding protein yields the protein MKKHLFAAIVLAALGGAFAATPQDTYVYMQNAVFDSLDPVQAYDGASIGVIENIYETLYSFKRDVPGEYEPTLATSYEVKNDGLTYVYHLRKGVKFHSGNPMTCRDVEYSIERILVTMPGDSGAWFYGDALTGYGNDALTEAKKALGENASQQEIDKFLDAYWQKIDDSVVCDDLYTVRFNLAGPDVAFFAKMLFTAAGVVDSKWAIEHGAWSGTKDDWKDWIGVDLRTGYLHNHASGTGPYMLVKWDDKNIVAKAFDGYWGEAPAIKNVLVQAVEEEATRLEALRRGDADRVDVNDWATVNAKVKQMTGVKVWSDPAWSLAGAHVVFFNFNVQGENNPYIGSGKLDGNGIPRDFFADVNVRKAFAYSLDQDAIYNDIYEGNAAWYTMALPPTWPGYDPDIPIRKLDLDKAEEYFKKAWGGKVWEKGFRLTITHNAGNTVRQAVAEMLKANIESLNPKFKIDVVPLQWSDYLKAARAKSLPIWPLGWGADYADPDNFIHPFYHSEGSLAKRQNFKDPEFDKLIEYARTLVRPDQQEERFAIYRKIGRMAYDVLPNVPYPRQSPFIVTRDNLQGVYYNSMISGAFYWKDLSKK from the coding sequence ATGAAAAAGCATCTGTTTGCCGCGATCGTGCTGGCCGCGCTGGGCGGGGCGTTCGCGGCCACCCCCCAGGACACCTACGTCTACATGCAGAACGCCGTCTTCGACTCGCTCGACCCGGTGCAGGCCTACGACGGGGCCTCGATCGGGGTGATCGAGAACATCTACGAGACGCTCTACAGCTTCAAGCGCGACGTTCCCGGCGAGTACGAGCCCACCCTGGCGACGAGCTACGAGGTGAAGAACGACGGCCTTACCTACGTCTACCACCTGCGCAAGGGCGTGAAGTTCCACTCGGGCAACCCGATGACCTGCCGCGACGTGGAGTACTCGATCGAGCGCATCCTGGTGACGATGCCGGGCGACTCCGGCGCCTGGTTCTACGGCGACGCCCTTACCGGCTACGGCAACGACGCGCTGACCGAGGCCAAGAAGGCCCTGGGCGAGAACGCCTCTCAGCAGGAGATCGACAAGTTCCTCGACGCCTACTGGCAGAAGATCGACGACAGCGTGGTCTGCGACGACCTCTACACCGTGCGCTTCAACCTCGCCGGTCCCGACGTGGCCTTCTTCGCCAAGATGCTCTTCACCGCCGCGGGCGTGGTCGACAGCAAGTGGGCCATCGAGCACGGCGCCTGGAGCGGCACCAAGGACGACTGGAAGGACTGGATCGGCGTGGACCTGCGCACCGGCTACCTGCACAACCACGCCTCGGGCACCGGTCCCTACATGCTGGTCAAGTGGGACGACAAGAACATCGTCGCCAAGGCTTTCGACGGTTACTGGGGCGAGGCGCCGGCGATCAAGAACGTGCTGGTGCAGGCGGTGGAGGAAGAGGCCACCCGGCTCGAGGCCCTGCGCCGCGGCGACGCCGACCGCGTGGACGTCAACGACTGGGCCACGGTCAACGCCAAGGTCAAGCAGATGACGGGCGTCAAGGTCTGGTCCGACCCGGCCTGGTCGCTGGCGGGAGCGCACGTCGTCTTCTTCAACTTCAACGTCCAGGGCGAGAACAACCCCTACATCGGCTCGGGCAAGCTCGACGGCAACGGCATCCCGCGCGACTTCTTCGCCGACGTCAACGTCCGCAAGGCCTTCGCCTACAGCCTGGACCAGGACGCGATCTACAACGACATCTACGAGGGCAACGCCGCCTGGTACACCATGGCGCTGCCGCCCACCTGGCCCGGGTACGACCCGGACATCCCGATCCGCAAGCTGGACCTCGACAAGGCCGAGGAGTACTTCAAGAAGGCCTGGGGCGGCAAGGTCTGGGAGAAGGGCTTCCGCCTCACGATCACCCACAACGCCGGGAACACCGTGCGCCAGGCGGTGGCCGAGATGTTGAAGGCCAACATCGAGAGCCTCAACCCCAAGTTCAAGATCGACGTGGTGCCGCTGCAGTGGTCCGACTACCTCAAGGCCGCGCGCGCCAAGTCGCTGCCCATCTGGCCGCTGGGCTGGGGCGCCGACTACGCCGACCCCGACAACTTCATCCATCCCTTCTACCACTCCGAGGGTTCGCTGGCGAAGCGGCAGAACTTCAAGGACCCCGAGTTCGACAAGCTCATCGAGTACGCGCGCACCCTGGTGCGGCCGGACCAGCAGGAGGAGCGCTTCGCCATCTACCGCAAGATCGGGCGCATGGCCTACGACGTGCTGCCCAACGTGCCCTATCCGCGGCAGTCGCCGTTCATCGTGACCCGCGACAACCTGCAGGGGGTCTACTACAACTCGATGATCAGCGGCGCCTTCTACTGGAAGGACCTCAGCAAGAAGTAG
- a CDS encoding ABC transporter permease yields the protein MFNYIARRLLQIPVVLFVLSLIIMGLMQLLSPEQRAAAFVTSDKQIENLDLIIEKYHLREGFVVQYKLWAGEVLRGNLGFSRISKEPVLTTIRKRFPASMELALAAFVPIVLVGVWLGTQAATHRDSLLDQALRVVAIVGWSLPTFVVAIWLVAWIYGGLGWFGIGRLPSSLLIELAAGDFRRYTGLFTVDGLLNGRPDITLEALKRLVLPATALVIVVSAGIMRVMRSSMLDELGKDYVRTARAKGLAEKAVVYKHARRNALIPVITMAGPMLGRMIGGIVVIELIFNFPGLGEWAAKAALQLDVTTLLAFVMLIGLIMATANLLVDVAYVIVDPRIRYE from the coding sequence ATGTTCAACTACATCGCCCGTCGCCTGCTGCAGATTCCGGTCGTGCTCTTCGTGCTCTCGCTGATCATCATGGGGCTGATGCAGCTCCTCTCGCCGGAGCAGCGGGCGGCGGCTTTCGTAACCTCGGACAAACAGATCGAAAACCTGGACCTCATCATCGAAAAGTACCACCTGCGGGAGGGGTTCGTCGTCCAGTACAAGCTCTGGGCGGGGGAGGTGCTGCGGGGCAACCTGGGCTTCTCGCGCATCTCCAAGGAGCCGGTGCTGACCACCATCCGCAAGCGCTTTCCCGCCTCGATGGAGCTGGCGCTGGCCGCCTTCGTGCCCATCGTGCTCGTGGGCGTCTGGCTGGGCACCCAGGCAGCCACCCACCGCGACAGCCTGCTCGACCAGGCGCTCAGGGTGGTGGCCATCGTGGGCTGGTCGCTGCCCACCTTCGTGGTGGCCATCTGGCTGGTGGCCTGGATCTACGGGGGGCTGGGCTGGTTCGGTATCGGCCGCCTGCCCAGCTCGCTGCTGATCGAGCTGGCGGCGGGCGACTTTCGCCGCTACACCGGCCTCTTCACCGTCGACGGCCTGCTCAACGGCCGCCCGGACATCACCCTCGAAGCCCTGAAGCGGCTCGTCCTGCCCGCGACGGCGCTGGTCATCGTGGTCAGCGCCGGCATCATGCGGGTGATGCGCTCCTCGATGCTCGACGAGCTGGGCAAGGACTACGTGCGCACCGCGCGCGCCAAGGGGCTGGCGGAGAAGGCCGTGGTCTACAAACACGCGCGCCGTAACGCGCTGATTCCGGTGATCACCATGGCCGGCCCCATGCTGGGGCGGATGATCGGCGGCATCGTGGTGATCGAGCTGATCTTCAACTTCCCCGGTCTGGGCGAGTGGGCGGCCAAGGCGGCGCTGCAGCTCGACGTGACCACGCTGCTGGCCTTCGTGATGCTGATCGGCCTCATCATGGCCACGGCCAACCTGCTCGTGGACGTGGCCTACGTGATCGTCGATCCGAGGATCCGCTATGAGTAG
- a CDS encoding ABC transporter permease, translated as MSSPVPHPPKRERWFEGKRFRRFRRNPLALAGLVILLFFAGTAILAPLLTADRLPRGCMRELGLGRSEARTVLRNPAHPTFWRATFAPPESCYKIPRVSYSPVPKPPSAKYPLGIASGGYDIYYGIVWGARTSFYIGVLVVGIVLVIATVVGGLAGLFGGWLDNLLMRLVDVVYSIPGLVLAMVFASIFGRGLIKTMIAIALVAWPIYARMLRGNILQVKAQDYISAAHAVGAGSGRLFFKHILPNAIGPMIILASLDIGAIVITASTLAFLGLGADVGYADWGQMISFARSWISNPGGEPLKYWFVWFWPSMAIALFVLGWNLLGDAVRDALDPRS; from the coding sequence ATGAGTAGCCCGGTCCCGCACCCACCCAAGCGGGAGCGCTGGTTCGAGGGCAAGCGCTTCCGCCGTTTCCGCCGCAACCCTCTGGCGCTGGCCGGCCTGGTGATCCTGCTCTTCTTCGCGGGCACGGCCATCCTGGCGCCGCTGCTTACCGCGGACCGGCTGCCCCGGGGGTGCATGCGCGAGCTGGGGCTGGGGCGCAGCGAGGCGCGGACGGTGCTGCGCAACCCCGCGCATCCCACCTTCTGGCGGGCCACCTTCGCCCCGCCGGAGAGCTGCTACAAGATCCCCCGCGTCAGCTACTCGCCGGTGCCCAAGCCGCCCAGCGCCAAGTACCCGCTCGGCATCGCCAGCGGCGGCTACGACATCTACTACGGCATCGTCTGGGGGGCACGCACCTCGTTCTACATCGGCGTGCTGGTCGTCGGCATCGTGCTCGTCATCGCCACCGTCGTCGGCGGGCTGGCGGGGCTGTTCGGGGGCTGGCTCGACAACCTGCTCATGCGGCTCGTCGACGTCGTCTACTCGATCCCCGGGCTGGTGCTGGCCATGGTCTTCGCCTCGATCTTCGGGCGCGGGCTGATCAAGACGATGATCGCCATCGCCCTGGTGGCCTGGCCGATCTACGCGCGCATGCTGCGCGGGAACATCCTCCAGGTCAAGGCCCAGGACTACATCTCCGCCGCCCACGCGGTGGGCGCGGGGTCCGGCCGCCTCTTCTTCAAGCACATCCTGCCCAACGCCATCGGGCCGATGATCATCCTGGCCAGCCTCGACATCGGCGCGATCGTGATCACCGCCTCCACGCTCGCCTTCCTGGGGCTGGGGGCCGACGTGGGCTACGCCGACTGGGGGCAGATGATCAGCTTCGCGCGCAGCTGGATCTCCAACCCCGGGGGCGAGCCGCTGAAGTACTGGTTCGTCTGGTTCTGGCCGAGCATGGCCATCGCGCTCTTCGTGCTGGGTTGGAACCTGCTCGGCGACGCGGTGCGCGACGCGCTGGATCCGCGCAGCTAG
- a CDS encoding gamma-glutamyl-gamma-aminobutyrate hydrolase family protein: MPLIGVTSQTGRTGRVNVTPLWGVREPYRAALEAQGASVVVLPPQPGPRLEAVLARLDGLLLPGGADLDPRHFGEDPHPRLGPVDPARDELEIFAARWAAEHDLPTLGVCRGAQVGAVALGGRLYQDLESAGFTRIGHDQTAPAPALWHTVELEEDRWLAPLFGRRFRTNSYHHQAIRDPGPFRVLARAADGVVEAADLPDHPFFLLIQWHPELLPDHWGLFGLLTEAAAGRRASAAD, translated from the coding sequence ATGCCGCTCATCGGGGTAACCAGCCAGACCGGCCGCACCGGCCGGGTGAACGTGACGCCGTTGTGGGGCGTCCGCGAGCCCTACCGGGCCGCCCTCGAAGCCCAGGGCGCCAGCGTGGTGGTGCTGCCGCCGCAGCCCGGGCCCCGGCTCGAGGCGGTCCTCGCCCGCCTCGACGGCCTGCTGCTGCCCGGCGGGGCCGACCTCGACCCGCGCCACTTCGGCGAGGACCCCCACCCCAGGCTGGGCCCGGTGGATCCCGCGCGCGACGAGCTCGAGATCTTTGCCGCCCGCTGGGCCGCCGAGCACGACCTGCCCACCCTGGGCGTCTGCCGCGGGGCCCAGGTGGGGGCGGTCGCCCTCGGCGGCCGCCTCTACCAGGACCTGGAAAGCGCCGGCTTCACCCGCATCGGCCACGACCAGACGGCCCCCGCCCCGGCGCTCTGGCACACCGTCGAACTGGAGGAGGACCGCTGGCTCGCCCCGCTCTTCGGCCGCCGCTTCCGCACCAACAGCTACCACCACCAGGCCATCCGCGACCCGGGACCCTTCCGGGTCCTGGCGCGCGCGGCCGACGGCGTCGTCGAGGCCGCCGACCTGCCCGACCACCCCTTCTTCCTGCTCATCCAGTGGCACCCCGAACTGCTTCCCGACCACTGGGGGCTGTTCGGGCTGCTCACCGAGGCCGCCGCAGGCCGTCGCGCCTCCGCGGCCGACTGA